Proteins from a genomic interval of Zingiber officinale cultivar Zhangliang chromosome 2A, Zo_v1.1, whole genome shotgun sequence:
- the LOC122042778 gene encoding galactoside 2-alpha-L-fucosyltransferase-like, with product MERESIARRLTRPCAGGGEVARLLLPAAVLVLIWVGTYLRLASPETRSGGAAFGSSGPKNYTSSSSADRLLGGLLSPDFEASTCLSRYQAAIYRNRSPYSPSSYLLHRLREYEALHRKCAPHTALYDRSAAVLRSAGGNASAASECQYVVWIPHNGIGNRVLTIVSAFLYALLNNKVLLLHIPDDFTGLLCEPFPGATWALPADFPIRDLFRFDTKAPESFGNLLESKDASIDSRSYVYLHLPWYYGDWDKRFFCEDSQRTLRKVPWLLLKSDHYFVPSLFLVPEYADELRELFPERSAVFHHLVRYLIHPSNEVWGRVTRYYRAYLEKADERVGVQIRVFDNFWVPFEKMLEQIMSCLLGERLLPKVSENAVAATSIDTKVKAVLVTYLKPDYSEKIRDAYYRRATTTGEVVGVFQPSHEGSQQTDHRDHNVKALAEIELLSLSDALVTTAWSTFGYVAQGLGGLRPWILLRHTQSPDACRQAASPEPCYLMPPRPEQCFGDGGGHAILRNVRQCEDEGGGIKLFD from the exons ATGGAGAGGGAGAGCATCGCCAGAAGGTTGACGAGGCCGTGCGCCGGAGGCGGCGAGGTCGCCCGTTTGCTGCTTCCGGCGGCGGTGCTTGTCCTGATATGGGTCGGGACGTACCTGCGGCTGGCTTCGCCGGAGACGCGTAGCGGAGGTGCAGCGTTCGGATCATCAG GTCCAAAAAATTATACGTCGTCTTCCTCCGCCGACCGGCTTCTCGGTGGCCTCCTCTCCCCCGACTTCGAAGCAAGCACCTGCCTCAGTCGATACCAGGCGGCAATCTACAGGAATCGGTCACCGTACTCTCCTTCCTCTTACCTCCTCCACCGCTTGCGCGAGTACGAGGCCCTCCACCGCAAGTGCGCCCCCCACACCGCGCTCTACGACCGCTCCGCCGCCGTGCTCCGCTCAGCCGGCGGCAATGCCTCCGCCGCCTCCGAATGCCAGTACGTCGTCTGGATCCCCCACAACGGCATCGGGAACAGAGTGCTCACCATCGTCTCCGCCTTCCTCTACGCCCTGCTCAACAATAAGGTGCTCCTCCTCCACATCCCAGACGACTTCACTGGCCTCCTCTGCGAGCCCTTCCCCGGCGCAACGTGGGCCCTCCCGGCCGACTTCCCCATCAGAGACCTCTTCAGATTTGACACCAAAGCGCCGGAAAGCTTCGGAAACCTGCTAGAGTCGAAGGACGCCTCGATTGATTCTCGATCTTACGTCTACCTCCATCTTCCGTGGTACTACGGCGACTGGGACAAGCGGTTCTTCTGCGAGGACTCGCAGCGAACGCTGCGGAAGGTGCCGTGGTTGCTGCTGAAGTCGGACCACTACTTCGTGCCGTCTCTGTTTCTCGTCCCTGAGTACGCCGACGAGCTCCGCGAGCTGTTCCCGGAGCGGTCCGCAGTATTCCACCACCTCGTCCGGTACCTTATCCACCCGAGCAACGAGGTATGGGGCCGCGTCACCAGGTACTACAGAGCTTATTTGGAAAAAGCCGACGAGAGAGTCGGCGTCCAAATCAGGGTCTTCGACAACTTCTGGGTCCCTTTCGAGAAGATGCTGGAGCAGATCATGAGCTGTTTGCTGGGCGAGAGACTGCTGCCGAAGGTCTCTGAGAATGCCGTTGCTGCGACATCCATCGACACGAAAGTGAAGGCGGTGCTGGTGACGTACTTGAAACCGGACTACTCGGAGAAGATCAGGGATGCGTACTACCGGCGGGCGACGACGACGGGGGAGGTCGTCGGGGTATTCCAGCCGAGCCACGAGGGGTCGCAGCAGACGGATCATCGGGACCACAACGTGAAGGCGCTGGCGGAGATCGAGCTGCTCAGCCTCAGCGACGCGCTGGTGACGACGGCGTGGTCGACCTTCGGGTACGTGGCGCAGGGGCTCGGGGGACTGAGGCCGTGGATCCTGCTTCGGCACACGCAGTCGCCTGACGCTTGTCGGCAGGCGGCGTCGCCTGAGCCATGCTACCTCATGCCTCCGCGGCCGGAGCAGTGCTTCGGAGACGGCGGCGGGCATGCCATTTTGAGGAATGTGAGGCAATGCGAAGACGAAGGCGGCGGCATCAAGCTATTCGATTAG